The window ACTGATGAAGTGGCGAAGCGAATGTTGACCACAGCGTTGGCACCCATCTGGCGGGCTTGCTCACCCATGCGATGCGTAGCTTCTTCACGCGAATCCTGAAGCAGCTCGGTATAGCCTTTCAGTTCGCCGCCGACAATGTTTTTCAGGCTGGCCATAAGGTCGCGGCCCAGATGTTTTGCTCTTACCGTAGAGCCCTGCACGATACCGAAATGCTCGACAATCCTCCTGCCGGGAATGGTTTCGACGTTGGTGTAAATCATGAGATTCTCCGGAGTAAAGTGTTGTGAAATTGATATGTTATGGGGCAAATTTTGATTTGAGGAACTGTTATCTTTAGCACTGTGGATAGAAGGTGTCAATTTGAAAATCTGCCAGGGTTTTTTATAGGTTTTTGGAGGGGTAAGCTAAATTTTGTGCGAAGGGAGTGAGGATTGATTCTG of the Desulfosediminicola ganghwensis genome contains:
- a CDS encoding YbjQ family protein, giving the protein MIYTNVETIPGRRIVEHFGIVQGSTVRAKHLGRDLMASLKNIVGGELKGYTELLQDSREEATHRMGEQARQMGANAVVNIRFATSSVAQGAAELFVYGTAVRVE